A region from the Terriglobia bacterium genome encodes:
- a CDS encoding IS4 family transposase — protein sequence LFPRWEFQRRVQESRAERHARGFTCWGQFVAMLFCQLGRAQSLREICDGLASCEGKLAHLGITRPSRSTLAYANAHRPWELYQQIFLDLLERCRQQGPLPKKFRFRNKLLSLDATVIDLCASVFDWARFRRSKGAVKIHMVLDHEGYLPHFAVITEGAVHESRIASTLQFDAGTIVVMDRGFTDYRLYHRWTEEGVFLVSRLKSNADYGVAEDRLVPERGSILQDQIIFWKSPRGHQDCPQFFRRIEVLRPETGDVLVLLTNHPTTGIFLSLTGTAEWET from the coding sequence CTTTTTCCGCGTTGGGAGTTTCAACGCCGGGTACAAGAAAGCCGGGCCGAGCGGCATGCTCGGGGATTTACCTGTTGGGGCCAGTTCGTGGCCATGCTCTTTTGCCAGTTGGGACGAGCGCAATCGCTGCGCGAGATTTGCGATGGTTTGGCGAGTTGTGAGGGGAAGCTGGCACACTTGGGGATCACGCGACCGAGTCGCTCCACGCTGGCCTACGCCAACGCCCATCGTCCCTGGGAGTTGTATCAACAGATCTTCCTGGATTTGTTGGAACGCTGCCGGCAGCAAGGTCCTCTCCCCAAGAAGTTTCGCTTTCGCAACAAGCTGTTGAGCCTCGATGCTACCGTGATTGATCTGTGCGCCAGCGTCTTCGATTGGGCGCGCTTTCGCCGGAGCAAGGGAGCCGTGAAGATTCATATGGTGCTCGATCATGAGGGGTATCTGCCGCACTTTGCTGTCATCACCGAAGGAGCGGTGCATGAGAGCCGCATCGCCTCCACGCTCCAGTTTGACGCGGGGACGATCGTGGTGATGGATCGCGGCTTTACCGATTACCGCCTCTACCATCGTTGGACGGAGGAAGGAGTGTTCTTGGTCTCTCGACTGAAAAGCAATGCCGATTACGGGGTCGCCGAAGACCGACTCGTCCCGGAGCGGGGATCCATTCTCCAAGACCAGATCATTTTCTGGAAGAGTCCGAGAGGGCATCAGGATTGTCCTCAATTCTTCCGACGCATCGAGGTGCTTCGCCCCGAGACCGGCGACGTGCTGGTGTTGCTGACCAATCATCCAACAACTGGAATTTTCCTATCGCTAACTGGGACAGCAGAATGGGAGACCTGA
- a CDS encoding VIT family protein, with protein sequence MRVRNKERHHTGRIGWLRAAVLGANDGILSTSSLVLGVAAAHATPSNVLIAGVAGLVAGAMSMAAGEYVSVHSQADTEQAELELERAELKTDAKGERKELAAIYVARGLETSLATEVARQLMAHDALGAHAHDELGITETLRARPIQAALASAGSFAVGAAMPLLVTAMAPAAGLIPFVFGTSLVFLALLGGVAARTGGAAVTRGAIRVTLWGALAMALTASVGSLFGTVA encoded by the coding sequence ATGCGTGTAAGGAACAAGGAACGACACCACACGGGACGCATCGGGTGGCTGCGCGCGGCGGTACTCGGCGCGAACGACGGCATCCTTTCAACATCGAGTCTGGTGCTCGGTGTCGCGGCTGCACATGCGACTCCCAGCAACGTTTTGATCGCCGGGGTCGCCGGCCTCGTGGCTGGGGCCATGTCGATGGCTGCCGGGGAGTACGTGTCTGTCCACTCTCAGGCAGACACCGAACAAGCCGAACTCGAACTGGAGCGCGCGGAACTCAAAACAGACGCCAAGGGCGAGCGTAAGGAACTGGCGGCAATCTACGTCGCTCGCGGGCTCGAGACTTCGCTCGCGACAGAGGTCGCCAGGCAGCTGATGGCCCATGACGCGCTGGGCGCCCATGCCCATGACGAACTCGGCATCACCGAAACTCTCCGTGCGCGTCCGATTCAGGCGGCGTTGGCATCGGCGGGCAGCTTCGCCGTTGGAGCCGCCATGCCTCTCCTGGTCACGGCCATGGCCCCGGCGGCGGGTTTGATTCCTTTTGTCTTTGGAACTTCTCTGGTATTCCTCGCGCTTCTAGGCGGCGTGGCTGCGCGCACAGGGGGTGCCGCAGTGACGAGGGGTGCAATCCGCGTCACGCTCTGGGGTGCGCTGGCCATGGCGCTGACCGCAAGCGTCGGGTCGCTGTTCGGAACAGTTGCATGA
- a CDS encoding Nramp family divalent metal transporter, translating to MGPGLITGAADDDPSGISTYSVAGAAYGYATLWIALLTFPLMASIQLMCARLGMVTGRGLAAAVRIYHPRWVLWGSCSILVLANLINIGADLGGMADATELITGIRSLLWIPVYAVVIMGLLFWSSYKLIARIFKWMTVVLFAYVFAAFYAHVDWKHALAVTFVPHLEWSRGFLSVLVAILGTTISPYLFFWQAAEEVEEGRTKGQTHAGHKGATAGELRSARADTIVGMFFSNLIMYFIILTTAATLHAHGQTDITTARQAAEALRPLAGQGAYLLFTLGLIGTGMVGVPVLVGSCAYAVAEGSAWRGSMADKPRSARKFYAVMGAAMALGLVLDYLGFNAVKMLFWSAVINGLLAPPLILLVILLTSNPKVMGKRVNPPLLRYLGWATFGVMTAAAVGMIVTS from the coding sequence TTCCACTAATGGCTTCGATCCAGCTCATGTGCGCGCGGCTGGGTATGGTGACGGGGCGCGGGCTGGCAGCCGCAGTGCGGATTTACCATCCACGCTGGGTGCTCTGGGGATCCTGCTCGATTCTCGTCCTCGCCAACCTCATCAACATCGGTGCTGATCTCGGCGGTATGGCAGATGCGACCGAGCTCATTACGGGGATCCGATCGCTCCTCTGGATTCCAGTCTATGCGGTCGTCATCATGGGGTTGTTGTTCTGGAGTTCCTACAAGCTGATCGCGCGGATTTTCAAATGGATGACGGTCGTCTTGTTCGCCTACGTGTTCGCTGCGTTTTACGCTCACGTCGATTGGAAGCACGCGCTGGCAGTGACGTTCGTTCCCCATCTGGAGTGGTCACGCGGATTCCTGTCGGTGCTTGTGGCAATTCTGGGGACCACGATTTCTCCCTATCTCTTCTTTTGGCAAGCCGCCGAGGAGGTCGAAGAAGGACGGACCAAGGGCCAAACGCACGCCGGGCACAAGGGCGCGACCGCGGGGGAATTGAGAAGCGCGCGCGCCGACACGATCGTGGGTATGTTCTTCTCGAATCTAATCATGTATTTCATCATTCTGACAACGGCTGCCACTTTACATGCCCACGGGCAAACCGACATCACCACGGCCCGGCAGGCCGCCGAAGCATTGCGTCCGCTGGCCGGCCAGGGAGCCTACCTGCTCTTCACCCTGGGCTTGATCGGCACGGGAATGGTGGGCGTGCCGGTCCTCGTGGGATCATGCGCCTATGCGGTGGCAGAAGGATCAGCGTGGCGTGGCTCCATGGCCGACAAGCCAAGAAGCGCGCGCAAGTTCTACGCCGTCATGGGCGCTGCGATGGCGTTGGGCCTCGTGCTGGATTACCTGGGTTTCAACGCGGTGAAAATGCTGTTCTGGTCGGCTGTCATCAATGGCCTCCTGGCGCCGCCCCTGATCCTGCTTGTCATTCTCCTCACCAGTAACCCCAAAGTAATGGGTAAGCGCGTGAACCCGCCGCTACTCAGGTATTTAGGCTGGGCTACCTTCGGTGTCATGACTGCGGCAGCGGTGGGGATGATCGTGACATCTTGA